In Cyclopterus lumpus isolate fCycLum1 chromosome 9, fCycLum1.pri, whole genome shotgun sequence, a single genomic region encodes these proteins:
- the fgf17 gene encoding fibroblast growth factor 17 isoform X1: MYGINQRCIYISFHFFVLWCHAQGENHPSPNFNQYVRTQGAVTDQLSRRQVRVYQLYSRTSGKHVQIQGKRVTATAEDGNMFARLFVETDTFGSRVRIRGAESGRYLCMNRKGKLVGKPNGRTRDCIFTEIVLENNYTAFQNAKYEGWYVAFTRKGRPIKASRTRENQREVHFIKRLHTGPPPFPNTDQSKHFEFIRFPATRRAKRNRKSRTSS; the protein is encoded by the exons ATGTATGGAATAAACCAGCGCTGTATTTACAT atcatttcattttttcGTGCTGTGGTGCCATGCTCAG GGGGAGAATCACCCGTCTCCTAATTTTAACCAGTATGTGAGGACGCAGGGCGCAGTGACGGACCAGCTCAGCCGCAGGCAGGTCAGGGTTTACCAGCTCTACAGCCGCACCAGCGGAAAACACGTCCAGATTCAGGGCAAAAGGGTCACCGCCACAGCTGAGGATGGAAATATGTTCG CTCGTCTTTTTGTGGAGACGGATACTTTTGGCAGTCGCGTGAGAATCCGAGGTGCAGAAAGTGGGCGCTACCTCTGCATGAACCGGAAGGGGAAACTAGTTGGAAAG CCCAACGGCCGGACCAGGGATTGTATCTTCACAGAGATCGTACTGGAGAACAATTACACAGCCTTCCAGAATGCCAAGTATGAGGGCTGGTATGTGGCTTTCACCAGGAAAGGGAGGCCCATCAAAGCCTCTAGgacgagggagaaccagagggaggtcCATTTCATCAAGAGGCTCCACACGGGCCCGCCCCCCTTCCCCAACACGGACCAAAGCAAACACTTTGAGTTCATCCGATTTCCGGCCACACGTCGAGCAAAGCGGAACAGGAAATCACGTACCTCTTCCTAA
- the fgf17 gene encoding fibroblast growth factor 17 isoform X2 — translation MYGINQRCIYISFHFFVLWCHAQYVRTQGAVTDQLSRRQVRVYQLYSRTSGKHVQIQGKRVTATAEDGNMFARLFVETDTFGSRVRIRGAESGRYLCMNRKGKLVGKPNGRTRDCIFTEIVLENNYTAFQNAKYEGWYVAFTRKGRPIKASRTRENQREVHFIKRLHTGPPPFPNTDQSKHFEFIRFPATRRAKRNRKSRTSS, via the exons ATGTATGGAATAAACCAGCGCTGTATTTACAT atcatttcattttttcGTGCTGTGGTGCCATGCTCAG TATGTGAGGACGCAGGGCGCAGTGACGGACCAGCTCAGCCGCAGGCAGGTCAGGGTTTACCAGCTCTACAGCCGCACCAGCGGAAAACACGTCCAGATTCAGGGCAAAAGGGTCACCGCCACAGCTGAGGATGGAAATATGTTCG CTCGTCTTTTTGTGGAGACGGATACTTTTGGCAGTCGCGTGAGAATCCGAGGTGCAGAAAGTGGGCGCTACCTCTGCATGAACCGGAAGGGGAAACTAGTTGGAAAG CCCAACGGCCGGACCAGGGATTGTATCTTCACAGAGATCGTACTGGAGAACAATTACACAGCCTTCCAGAATGCCAAGTATGAGGGCTGGTATGTGGCTTTCACCAGGAAAGGGAGGCCCATCAAAGCCTCTAGgacgagggagaaccagagggaggtcCATTTCATCAAGAGGCTCCACACGGGCCCGCCCCCCTTCCCCAACACGGACCAAAGCAAACACTTTGAGTTCATCCGATTTCCGGCCACACGTCGAGCAAAGCGGAACAGGAAATCACGTACCTCTTCCTAA